From Lolium perenne isolate Kyuss_39 chromosome 5, Kyuss_2.0, whole genome shotgun sequence, a single genomic window includes:
- the LOC127303563 gene encoding uncharacterized protein, giving the protein MSRRDSAFLKQHGLHHTAHTLEMEAGVFFQAAHLLELVSQGRWGPAHRYLRSFSALWGDDDGAATRQYTALLDSLAHNSKLAWFACRGDEGGRAASLRKPPFHLFREYPETAEREAMYCSMTSQQARESVDWNDIKLRTLEKAKELLQLRPNLERLPSNRLPRHMPMPQDIVPLGYG; this is encoded by the exons ATGTCCCGCCGAGATTCTGCTTTCCTCAAGCAGCACGGCCTGCATCACACCGCGCACAC GCTGGAGATGGAGGCCGGAGTGTTCTTCCAGGCGGCGCACCTGCTGGAGCTCGTGAGTCAAGGACGGTGGGGCCCCGCGCACCGCTACCTGCGCAGCTTCTCGGCCCTTTGGGGCGACGACGATGGCGCCGCGACCCGGCAGTACACCGCCCTCCTCGACAGCCTCGCACACAACTCAAAGCTAGCTTGGTTCGCCTGCCGCGGCGACGAAGGAGGCCGCGCCGCCTCCTTGCGCAAACCTCCCTTCCACCTCTTCCGTGAATACCCCGAGACAGCCGAACGCGAGGCCATGTACTGTTCGATGACCTCCCAACAAGCCAG GGAATCCGTGGACTGGAATGACATAAAACTCAGGACCTTAGAGAAGGCTAAAGAGCTGCTGCAACTGCGTCCCAACCTGGAACGCCTGCCGTCGAATCGATTGCCGCGGCACATGCCCATGCCTCAGGACATAGTTCCTCTTGGGTACGGATAG
- the LOC127304802 gene encoding uncharacterized protein yields the protein MGPFHGDGACLTSLRLRRLLWFLRRRNLFDTAVALEQETGVSFLPSHLRLLLLESKWAEAEAYVSGPIDLAGCSWMASRIIGRIRVFDVMSRFAAGEASTISDDLFRRADAHLLGHPDLHGASRVLHSMRSDPYHRRASVHYRRFHRGAVEAIMGWVAKCPELKSKMRPPPRCSFDRTYFVSLGPRFWDCRRRGKKSKAGRRIPPHTLARCFMRKRNGGLFLKSSDEAIMSKSIAASSSEA from the exons ATGGGGCCTTTCCACGGCGACGGTGCGTGTTTGACGTCGCTCCGGCTCCGGCGGCTCCTCTGGTTCCTCAGGCGCCGGAACCTCTTCGACACCGCCGTCGC ACTGGAGCAGGAGACGGGCGTGTCCTTCCTGCCGTCGCACCTGCGTCTGCTGCTGCTCGAGAGCAAGTGGGCGGAAGCCGAAGCGTACGTGTCGGGCCCCATCGACCTCGCCGGCTGCAGCTGGATGGCGAGCCGCATCATCGGCCGCATCCGCGTCTTCGACGTCATGTCCAGGTTCGCTGCCGGCGAGGCCAGCACCATCTCCGACGACCTGTTCCGACGAGCCGACGCGCACCTCCTCGGCCACCCCGACCTGCACGGCGCCAGCCGCGTCCTCCACTCCATGCGCTCCGACCCCTACCA CCGCAGGGCGTCAGTACACTACAGGCGCTTCCATCGCGGGGCAGTGGAGGCCATCATGGGGTGGGTTGCCAAGTGCCCGGAGCTCAAATCCAAGATGCGACCGCCGCCTCGTTGCTCCTTTGATCGTACCTACTTCGTCTCTCTTGGTCCTAG ATTCTGGGATTGCAGGAGAAGGGGTAAGAAGAGCAAAGCTGGTCGTCGAATCCCACCACACACCCTTGCCCGTTGCTTTATGCGAAAGAG AAATGGTGGTTTATTTTTGAAGAGTTCAGATGAGGCTATCATGTCCAAGAGCATTGCAGCGTCAAGCTCAGAAGCCTGA